In Vigna radiata var. radiata cultivar VC1973A chromosome 3, Vradiata_ver6, whole genome shotgun sequence, the following proteins share a genomic window:
- the LOC106756715 gene encoding cytoplasmic tRNA 2-thiolation protein 2 isoform X2, translating into MACNGSGCQSGSCYKDEDATSNQPIKSEETDSTNPTNVCIKCKLNDAVSGYGGIDDGRFCADCFKTNLFGKFRFAVTSNAMITPTDKVLVAFSGGPSSRVALQFVHDMQERAQRNFDASRDRSLPVFGVGVVFIDESAVLSIPSSEMEEAVEVIREVVSCLASPTKELHIVPIETVYSSDSGDGKERLIKVMNTVTDPTGREDMLLCMRMLALQKVASECGYNRIVLGSCISRIACHVISATVKILYHNKSDWSPILESKDTMPSHKERAMVAASVDDVKRSDNKAIAKAYRHHFHCHCKGSLLSFPVPLQHIQRVELHHFQCLQGLTASLPVRSMVRPYPVQDKVSDIMLHSTCWVSMQWCIGSEEETASHLRGQAS; encoded by the exons ATGGCGTGCAATGGCTCTGGCTGCCAATCCGGTTCGTGCTACAAAGACGAAGACGCAACATCTAACCAACCAATTAAATCCGAAGAAACCGATTCAACAAACCCTACCAATGTCTGCATCAAGTGCAAGCTCAACGACGCTGTTTCCGGCTACGGCGGAATCGACGACGGCCGTTTCTGCGCCGATTGCTTCAAAACCAACTTATTCGGAAAGTTTCGTTTCGCTGTCACTTCAAACGCCATGATCACGCCCACCGATAAGGTCCTCGTTGCCTTCTCAGGTGGCCCTTCTTCCAG ggTAGCTTTGCAATTTGTGCATGACATGCAAGAGAGGGCTCAGAGGAACTTTGATGCGAGTAGGGATAGGTCTTTGCCGGTCTTTGGTGTTGGAGTTGTGTTTATTGATGAGAGTGCCGTCTTATCTATTCCTTCCAGTGAAATGGAGGAAGCTGTTGAAGTTATTAGAGAGGTCGTGTCTTGTTTAGCGTCGCCGACGAAGGAGTTGCATATTGTTCCCATTGAGACGGTTTACTCGTCAGATTCTGGTGATGGGAAGGAGAGGCTAATCAAGGTAATGAACACGGTCACTGATCCGACAGGAAGGGAGGATATGTTGCTCTGTATGCGAATGTTGGCGCTGCAAAAA GTTGCTTCAGAATGTGGGTATAACAGGATCGTTCTGGGATCATGCATTTCTAGGATTGCTTGCCATGTCATTTCAGCCACCGTGAAG ATTCTCTATCACAACAAGTCCGATTGGAGTCCCATCCTCGAATCTAAGGACACTATGCCATCCCACAAGGAGAGAGCCATGGTGGCAGCATCTGTCGATGACGTCAAGAGGAGTGACAACAAAGCCATTGCAAAGGCTTACCGCCATCACTTCCATTGCCACTGCAAAGGCTCACTGCTGTCATTTCCTGTGCCACTGCAACACATCCAAAGAGTTGAGCTGCATCACTTCCAGTGTCTCCAAGGACTGACTGCGTCACTTCCAGTGCGTTCAATGGTTAGGCCATATCCAGTCCAAGATAAGGTGTCTGACATCATGTTGCACAGCACCTGTTGGGTCTCCATGCAGTGGTGCATTGGAAGTGAGGAGGAAACGGCTTCCCATTTACGCGGCCAAGCTTCATAG